The Stackebrandtia nassauensis DSM 44728 genome includes the window GACGTAGCTGAGCGCCTTGAGCCGGGCGGCCTCGGCCGCGCCCAGGACGGCGGCGGTCGAGGTGGCGCGGGTGAGGCGCTGCCGGGCCTTGTCGGTCTCGCCGGCGGCGATGTTGAGGCAGACGCGGCCGTAGTGGCGCAGGTCGGCCGACCAGGCGTCGTTGTAGCCGGCGGCCAGACAGCGGCGCGCCTCGATGGGGGTCTCGTGGCCGAGCGCGTTGAGCCGGGCGGCGGCGAAACCCAGCCACGGCAGGTCCATCGGGGCGATCCCGGGCAGGCCGTCGGGGCCCTGGGGGATATAGGTGGCGTTGGTCAGCAGGGTTCGCAGTACCCGCACGCAGCCGTCGGTGTCGCCGCGGTGGTCGAGCGAGAGTCCTTGCCGCACCGGCACTTCCAGGGTGGGCAGCTGCCAGTTCAGTTCGGCTTCGGCGGCCAGTTCCCGGGCCCGGGCGGCGGCCTGGGCGGCGTGTTCGTGGAAACCGATGTAGGAGTAGACGACGGCGAGGTTGTGCCAGGCGACGGCGGTGCTGCGGCTGGCGATGTCGACACTGGACAGGGCGCGGGTGCTGCGGACCAGATGGGTCACGCAGCGTTCGATGGAGCCGTCGGCGTGCGAGGTGTAGGCGGCCAGCGCGTGGAAGAAACCACTGGCGACGGTGTCGCCGTGACGGCGCACCGCGGCGTAAGCACGGTCCACTGTAGAGGTGTATTCTGTGGTCCGTTCAAGCGCGACGACAGCGGTGAGGCGCAGCAGCAGCGCCCAGACCCGCTCTTCGGCGTCGGAGGTGTCGGCGATGATCTCGTCGGCGGCATCGATGGCCTTGGCGGGGTCGCCGTCGACCATCAGTTGGCGAGCACGACGGAGCCGTTCGGTCGTGGCGTCGGTGGACACGCGCTCACCTCGCTGTTTTATGTTGTGGCCGTTTCTGGCAGTCTTGCTTGGCGGCACACCCGGTGTTGCGTTGGGGGCCACTTTAGTTAAAGCATGCCTTACGGGTGCATGTCCGTGCCAACCCGGTATGGCTAATCGACGGGAGTGAATTCGTGGGAACCGGTTGGCGCGCACTGCTGGACGAGGCGACCCGACGGCTCACGGAGTCGGGAGTGGACTCTCCGCGGGTGGACGCGGAGTTCCTCGCCGCCCACGTCGCCGGTGTGTCCCGGGGTGGACTGTTCGCCGCCGCGGCTCCCACATCGGCGCAGGCCAAGAAGTTTCGCTCCCTGGTGGAGCGCCGAGCCGCCCGCGAGCCGTTGCAGCACGTCCTGGGCACCGCCCCGTTCCGGTACGCGGAACTGGCGGTGGGGCCGGGGGTGTTCGTGCCGCGGCCCGAGACCGAGCAGCTGGCCGAGTGGGCGCTGGCCCGGCTGGCCACCGTCGCGGCGCCGTTGGTGGTGGACCTGTGCGCCGGCTCCGGGGCCATCGGGCACGCGATCGTCTCGGAGCGGCCCGACGCCGTGGTCGTCCTGGTCGAGAAGTACCCCGAGGCGGCGAACTGGTTGCGGCGCAATCTGGACGGTGTGGCCGCGCGGGTCGTCGAGGCCGACGCCGTATCGCCCGAGACCCTGTCCGACCTGGATGGACAATGCGACGCCGTTTTGTCCAATCCGCCCTATGTGCCCACTTCCACGGCGGTGTCCCCTGAGGTCGCCGCCGACCCCGCCACCGCCGTGTTCGGCGGCTCGTGCGGCCTCGACGTGATCCGCCCGCTGATCCCACGGGCGGCGCGACTGTTGCGCCCCGGCGGCGTCGTCGCCATCGAACACGACGACTCCCACGGCGCGGTGGTGCCGGAACTGCTGACGGCCGCCGGGTTCGCCGACGCCACCGACCACGACGACCTGACCGGACGGCCCCGCTTCGCGACCGCCACTTTGCCGCCACGGGGGTTAGCTAGGCTGGCGGGCTGTGAGGCTTTATGACTGCCGCAAGGCCAGCGAACGCGACTCCGCCATCAAGGCGGCGGTGTCGGCCGTGGAATCCGGGGACCTGGTCGTCATGCCGACCGACACCGTCTATGGCCTGGGCGCCGACGCCTTCAAGTCCTACGCCGTCGACGCGCTGCTGCGCACCAAGAAGCGCGGCCGCGACATGGTCCCGCCGGTCCTGGTCGGTTCCCGCAAGGCGCTGGACGGGCTGACGATCTCGGTGCCGTCGATGATCAAGGACCTGGTGGCCGCGTTCTGGCCCGGCCCGCTGACCGTCGTCATGCACTATTCGCCCACTCTGGCCTGGGACCTGGGTGACGACGACGGGACCGTGGCGGTGCGGATGCCGCTGCACCCGGTCGCGCTTGAGGTGCTGGCCGAGACCGGGCCGATGGCGGTGTCCTCGGCCAACAAGACCGGCCAGCCGCCCGCCGCCACCGCCACCGACGCCAAGGAACAGCTGGGATACGCGGTGCAGGTGTACCTGGAGGCCGGGCCCTCGCCCGACACGAAGCCCAGCACCATCGTGGACTGCACCGGCGACGTGCCCAAGGTGCTGCGGCAGGGAGCGCTGTCGCTGGAGCGGCTGCGTGAGGTCAACGCCGACACCCTCGGCGTGGAGGACCGGGACTGATGCCGCCGTTCACCGTCCTGCACGTGTGCATGGGCAACATCTGCCGCTCGCCGATGGCCGAGCGGCTGCTGACGTTGCGGGTCAACCAGATCGCCGGGGACGAGGACCTGGTGTACAGCCATTCCTGCGGCATCGGACTGTGGCATGTCGGCGAGCGGATGAACCCGCCCGCCGCCCGGGAACTGCGGTCCCGGGGCGGCACCGACGCCGGGTTCAAGGCCCAGCACATCGCCCGTGACCTCGTCGAGGCGTCCGACGTGATCCTCACCGCGACCGACGAGCAGTACGAGTACATCGCCGAGACCTTCCCCGACGCCCTGCCCCGCACCTTCCTGTTGCGGCACTTCGGGCGGCTCGCCGCCGGGATCGACCCGAACGAGCTGCCGGTCAGCGACGGCTCGGCCGCAGCCGTGCACGCCAGGGGAGTGGCGCTGGTGGCCGCGGCCGACCGGCGCCGCGACAGCCAGGACGCCGAGAACCTGGACGACCCGTGGGGAGAGTCACCCGCGATCTTCCGCCGGATCGGCGACGAGATCGACGAGGCGCTGAAGCCGGTGGTCGCCGCCCTGCTGAGCTAGCCACCCTGTCACCATGGGCGGCGTGAAGAATTGGCGCTTGCATCAGCTGTGGCTGCCCCTGTACTGCTCCACGGCGCTGCTCGTGATCGCCACCGTCGTGGGCTGGCAGATTCAGGGCCTGGACGGCGCGGCCGGAGCGTTCGCGGGCGTCGGCGTGGTGATGGCCAGCTACTCGATGACGATGCTGGTGCTCGCCTGGGCGGACTCGGTGAAGACCAGCTGGGTGCTGCCGCTGGGCGTACTGACCTATATGGTCAAGTTCACCGTCATCGGCGTCGTGCTGGCCGGGGTGGCCGCGTCGGGGTGGAAGGGTTTGCCCGCGATGGGATTCGGTGTCATGGCGGGGATCGTCGTGTGGATAACCGCGCAGATCATCGCCCTCAACCGCTACAACCGGAAGTCCTCAGAAGATACGTCCGAAGCGGGGATCACAAGCGCCACGAAACAGGAGTAATGTGTGTCGCTGGACATGCGACCCCCCGGCCGCACGGTGAACTCTGCCCAGGGGGCCGTCCGATGATCCCTGTCTTCTACTGATATCGTTCGCAGCGTCATGGACGAAGATCAGCCACCCCGCCCTCCTGACGACTCCGACAAGACCCCCTCCGGGGCCGACCAGGGCTGGACGGCGGTTGCTTACCTCATAACCGGAATTGTGTTCTGGGGTGGCGTCGGCTGGTTGATCGACGGATGGCTCGACCTCGATGGCATCGCTATCGGGATCGGTTCAGTTGTCGGCGCTGCCTGCGGTGTTTATCTCATCGTCCGCAGGCTTGCTCCATAGTAGAGAGAGGGAACCGGTGCTCGGACAGGCCAAAGTGCTCGCGAGCGGAGACCTTCCGTTTCCGCCCACGGTGGACGATTTCTTCCTGCCCGATTTCGTCACAGGACGCACCGACACGTTCTGGGCCACCAAGATCACGTCGCTGGTGGTGCTGGCGGTCATCGCGGTCATCGCGTTCTACGTCCTGTCCTACCGCAAGCCCCAGCTGGTGCCGACCAAGAAGCAGTGGATCGCCGAATCCGCCTACGGGTTCATCCGCAACAACGTCGTCGGCAGCATGCTCGGCGAGAAGGACACCGTCCGCTTCGCGCCCTACATGGCGACGCTGTTCAGCTTCATCGCGGTGATGAACATCATGGGCATCATCCCGGGCATCCAGATGTCGCCCAGCTCCCACATCGCCTTCCCGACGATTCTCGCCGTGGTCAGCTACGTGATGTTCAACTACGTGGGCATCAAGAAGTTCGGCTTCGTCAAGTACATGAAGCACACCCTGATCCCACCGGCGCCGATCTTCGTGATGCCGCTGCTGATCCCGATCGAATTCTTCTCCAACCTGATCATCCGCCCGGTCACGCTGGCGCTGCGACTCTTCGCCAACCTGTTCGCCGGACACATCATCCTGCTGGTGTTCACCCTCGGTGGTTTCGCGATGATCAACGCCAACGGTCTGCTGTTCCCGGTGTCCATCGTGTCCTGGGCCATGACCGTGGCGCTGACCTTCCTGGAGGCGTTCATCGCGATCCTCCAGGCCTACATGTTCGTGGTCTTGAGCACCAGCTACATCCAAGGCGCACTCGCCGAGGAACACTAAACCGCCCACGGATACGTCAATCGTTCCGCGTGGAGGTCACGCGGGCACAACCAGGAGGAAAAACACACAATGTTGATGGACATTGCCGCCACCGAAATCGACCTGTCCGGCAGCCTCAGCGCCATCGGTTACGGTCTGGCCGCGATCGGCCCGGGCATCGGCGTGGGAATCATCTTCTCCGCCTACATCCAGGCCACCGCCCGTCAGCCCGAGTCGGCCAAGCTGACCCAGCCGTTCATGTGGATCGGCTTCGCCGTGGTCGAGGCGCTGGCGCTGCTGGGTATCGCCTTCGGTTACGCGTTCCAGCCCTAAGGCCTAGTCATGAAGACAGCCACTCAAATTCTCGCCGAAAGCGACCACAACCCGATCGTGCCGATCTGGCAGGAGCTCGTGGTTGGGACCGTCGCCTTCGCGATCCTGTGCTTCGTGCTGATGAAGTTCGTCTTCCCGAAGATGGAGCAGACCTTCCGCGCGAGGGTCGACGCCATCGAAGGCGGCATCAAGCGCGCCGAGGAGACGCAGGCCAAGGCCAACGAGCTGCTGGAGCAGTACAAGCAGCAGCTGGCCGAAGCCCGCACCGAGGCCGCGAGCATCCGCGACGAGGCCCGGGCCGAAGCGATCGCCGCCAAAGAGGAGATCGTCACCGAGGCCCGCACCGAAGCCGAGCGCATCATCAACGCGGGCAAGGAGTCGCTGGCCGCCTCGCGGCAGCAGCTGCTCACCGAGCTCCGTGGTGAAGTGGGCGAAATCGCCGTCGAACTCGCCGGCCGCATCGTCGGTGAGTCGCTGGCCGACGAGGCCCGTCGCTCCGGAACCGTGGAACGGTTCCTGTCTGAACTGGACGCCGATTCGGCGGGAGCACGCTGATGTCGATCACCGGACAACAGTCGGTCCAGGCGGGTTACGAGGCGCTGGAGGCGTACGCCAAACGCGTCAAGCCCGAGACCCTGGACAAGGTCGCCAGCGAGCTGCTCGCCGTCAAGGACCTGTTCGCCAACGAGCCCCGGCTGCGCCGGGCGCTGACCGACCCCGGCCGCACCGCGGCCGAGCGGAGCGGTCTGGCCGAGCAGGTGCTGTCGGGCAAGGTGTCGGCCGGGACCCTGAAGGTGCTGACCGCCCTGATCGGACAGCGCTGGTCGACCCCGGGTGAGCTGCTCACCGCGGTGGAGTCGATCGGCGTGGACGCGATCCTGCGGGTCGGCGCGGCACAGGACGTGCTCGCCGAGGTCGAGGACGAACTGTTCCGCTTCGCCCGGCTCGTCGACGGCGACAACGACCTGTCGCGGGCGCTCTCCGACGGCTCCGCCCCGGCTTCGGCCCGGACGGAACTGGTGCGCACGCTGTTGTCCGGCAAGGCGAACGCCGTCTCCGTGCGGCTCGCCGAGGTCGCCGCCGCCGGCTTCGGCGGTCGTCGCGGCTTTGACACGGCGGCCACCAAGCTGCTCGAGCTGGTTTCGGCCAAGCGTGAGCAGCGGCTCGCCTACATCACCGTGGCCGCACCGCTGCCGCAAGACCAGGAGGCCCGGCTGACGCGCAAGCTGTCGGAGATCTACGGTCACACCATTTCCGCGAAGATCACGGTCGACCCACAGGTTGTGGGCGGCATTCGCGTCCAGATCGGACATGACCTGTACGACGGCACCGTTGCCCGTCGCCTCACCGAAGCCCGAAAAGCGTTGGCGGCGCGGCACTAGCCCGCTCACCAAGCGTCTGATTCTAGAGAAACCGAGGGACTGACTACAGATGGCAGAGTTGACCATCTCCTCCGACGAGATTCGCAGCGCGCTCGACGCGTACGTCTCGTCGTACCGGCCGGAGATCTCCCGCGAGGAGGTCGGCACCGTCACGACGTGCGGTGACGGTATCGCCATTGTCGAGGGCCTGCCCTCCACAATGTTCAACGAGATTCTGGAGTTCGCCGACGGCACGATCGGCATCGCCCAGAACCTGAACCTCCGCGACATCGGTGTGGTCGTCCTGGGTGACTACGCCGGAATCGAAGAGGGCCAGCAGGTCAAGCGGACCGGCAAGGTGTTGTCGGTGCCGGTGGGCGACAAGTTCCTGGGCCGCGTCGTCGACGCCCTGGGCAACCCGATCGACGAACTGGGCGACATCGAGGCCGAGGCCACCCGTGAGCTGGAGCTCCAGGCCCCCAACGTCATGGCGCGTCAGAGCGTCTTCGAGCCGGTCGAGACCGGCATCAAGGCCATCGACTCGATGACCGCGATCGGCCGTGGCCAGCGTCAGCTGATCATCGGCGACCGCAAGACCGGCAAGACCCAGGTCTGCATCGACACGATCATCAACCAGAAGAAGAACTGGGAGTCGGGCGACCCGAAGAAGCAGCTGCGCTGCATCTACGTCGCCATCGGCCAGAAGGCCTCCACCATCGCCAGCGTCAAGGGCATGCTCGAGGCCCACGGTGCGATGGAGTACACCACCATCGTCGCCTCGCCCGCCTCCGACCCGGCCGGTCTGAAGTACCTGGCGCCCTACACCGGCTCGTCCATCGGACAGCACTGGATGTACGGCGGCAAGCACGTCCTGATCGTCTTCGACGACCTGTCCAAGCAGGCCGAGGCCTACCGCGCGATCTCGCTGCTGCTGCGTCGCCCGCCGGGACGTGAAGCCTTCCCCGGTGACGTGTTCTACCTGCACTCCCGCCTGCTGGAGCGCTGCGCGAAGCTGTCGGACGAGATGGGCGGCGGCTCGATGACCGGTCTGCCGATCATCGAGACCAAGGCCGGCGACATCTCGCAGTTCATCCCGACCAACGTCATCTCGATCACCGACGGGCAGGTGTTCCTCGAGGAGGGCCTGTTCAACTCCGGTGTCCGTCCGGCCATCAACGTCGGTACCTCGGTGTCGCGTGTCGGTGGTGCCGCGCAGCCCAAGGCGATGCGCAAGGTCGCCGGTTCGCTGCGGCTGGACCTGGCGCAGTACCGCGAGCTGGAGGCCTTCGCGGCCTTCGCCTCCGACCTCGACGACGCCTCGCTGGCGCAGCTGGGTCGCGGTCAGCGACTGGTCGAGCTGCTGAAGCAGGGTGTGGCGCAGCCTTACCCGATGGAGGAGGAGATCGCGTCCATCTGGGCCGGTACCTCCGGTCAGCTCGACGACGTCCCCGTCGGCCAGGTCCGGCAGTTCGAGGACGAGTTCCTCGGCTACCTGCGGCACAACCACCGCGAGACGCTGGACACCATCGCCAACACGGGCAAGCTCGATGACGACGCGGTGGAGACCCTGAAGTCGGCGGTCACCCGGTTCAAGCAGATGTTCCTGTCCAAGGACGACTCGCCGAACATCAACGAGGCTCCGGCCGACGCGCTGGAGGGCGACGTCGCGACCGAGTCCGTCAAGCGCGTCGTGCCGAAGAAGGGCTGATCTATGGGAGCGCAGCTACGTGTGCTGCGGCAGCGGATCAAGACCACCCAGTCCATCAAGAAGATCACCAAGGCGATGGAGCTGGTGGCGACCAGCCGCGTCGGTAAGGCACAGGCGCGGGTGGCGGCTTCGCTGCCCTACGCCCGGGCCATCACGGACGTGATGACCGCGCTGGCCTCCAGTGCGAACATCGACCATCCGCTGCTGAAGCCGCGCGATGTCGTCCGCCGTTCCGGCGTGCTGGTCCTGACCGGCGACAAGGGAATGTGTGGCGGCTACAACATCAACGCGGTGCGCACCGCCGAACAGTTGATCTCTCGGCTCGCCGAAGAGGGCAAGAACCCGGTGCTGTACGTCGTGGGTCGCTCCGGAGTGGACTACTACCAGTTCCGCAAGCGTGAGATCCAGAAGTCCTGGGCCGGTTTCACCGATTCGCCGACCGTCGCCGACGCCGCCGAGATCACCAAGACACTGTTGACGGCCTTCGTCAACGGTGCCGACGACGACGGCGACAACCCGGGTGCGGACGGCGTGCTGGGTGTCGACGAGCTCCACATCGTCCACACCAAGTTCGTGTCGCTGCTGACGCAGAATCCGGACGCGAAACAGCTGGCGCCCATGGAGGTCGAGGAGGTCGAGGCCGACGATTCGGACCCGAACCTGATCCTCCCGGCGTACGAGTTCGAACCGGACCCGGAAGAGCTGCTGGACGCGCTGCTGCCGAAGTACCTGACGACCCGCGTGTACGCCGCTCTCATCGAGGCGGCGGCCAGCGAGTCGGCGGCGCGGCGTCGCGCCATGAAGGCGGCGACGGACAACGCCGAAGAACTGCTCAAGACCCTGACGCGGGAGCGAAACGCCGCGCGGCAGGCGGAGATCACTCAAGAGATCAGCGAAATCGTCGGCGGCGCGAGCGCGCTGGCCGCGACGGGAAGTGAGTAAGGAATGACCCAGGAAAGCACAGGAACGGGACGTGTCGTCCGGGTCATCGGCCCGGTTGTCGACGTCGAGTTCCCGCGTAACGCGCTTCCGGAGATCTACTACGCCCTCAAGGTGGACGTGGAGCTCTCGGAGGGCACCAAGACCCTGACCATGGAGGTCGCCCAGCACCTGGGTGACAACACCGTCCGGGCCATCTGCATGCAGCCCACCGACGGTCTCGTCCGTGGCACCGAGGTGCGCGACACCGGCCGCGAGATCGCCGTGCCCGTCGGCGACGGCGTCAAGGGCCACGTGTTCAACACCATCGGCGAGTGCCTCAACCTGGAACCGGGTGAGGAGATCGAGGCCGAGGACTACTGGACCATCCACCGCAAGCCGCCGCCGTTCGCGGCCCTGGAGCCCAAGACCGAGATGCTGGAGACCGGCATCAAGGTGCTGGACCTCCTGGCGCCCTACGTGAAGGGTGGAAAGATCGGTCTGTTCGGTGGTGCCGGTGTCGGTAAGACCGTTCTGATCCAGGAAATGGTCATCCGTGTCGCCCAGAACTTCGGTGGTTCCTCCGTGTTCGCGGGTGTCGGCGAGCGTACCCGTGAGGGTAACGACATGATCGCCGAAATGAAGGAGTCCGGCGTTCTGGAGCAGACCGCCCTGGTCTACGGCCAGATGGACGAGCCGCCGGGAACCCGTCTGCGGGTGGCCCTGTCGGCGCTGACCATGGCCGAGTACTTCCGGGACGTCAAGAACCAGGAGGTGCTGCTCTTCGTCGACAACATCTTCCGGTTCACCCAGGCGGGTTCCGAGGTGTCCACCCTGCTGGGCCGGATGCCGTCCGCGGTGGGTTACCAGCCGACCCTGGCCGACGAGATGGGCGAGCTGCAGGAGCGGATCACCTCGCTGCGCGGCAAGGCGATCACCTCGATGCAGGCCATCTACGTGCCCGCCGACGACTACACCGACCCGGCGCCGCACACCGCGTTCACCCACCTCGACGCCACCAC containing:
- a CDS encoding GGDEF domain-containing protein — translated: MSTDATTERLRRARQLMVDGDPAKAIDAADEIIADTSDAEERVWALLLRLTAVVALERTTEYTSTVDRAYAAVRRHGDTVASGFFHALAAYTSHADGSIERCVTHLVRSTRALSSVDIASRSTAVAWHNLAVVYSYIGFHEHAAQAAARARELAAEAELNWQLPTLEVPVRQGLSLDHRGDTDGCVRVLRTLLTNATYIPQGPDGLPGIAPMDLPWLGFAAARLNALGHETPIEARRCLAAGYNDAWSADLRHYGRVCLNIAAGETDKARQRLTRATSTAAVLGAAEAARLKALSYVNDGDYQAAWRADREAFAIHARIDDQLRRLFVDGVATRLDHEDLRRTVASYGDRALTDPLTGLPNRRHLQEYVDDQNASGQAGVLGVLDLDGFRQVNTTHGRLSGDTILQRTAGALMRVMRRGDFVARYGADEFALVLQGTPIDQTGDISRRITNALDDEDWESLVPGYQPRVNIGWTTLDIQRNPERDPQNLSIADVAVTKAKRARQSSQLT
- the prmC gene encoding peptide chain release factor N(5)-glutamine methyltransferase encodes the protein MGTGWRALLDEATRRLTESGVDSPRVDAEFLAAHVAGVSRGGLFAAAAPTSAQAKKFRSLVERRAAREPLQHVLGTAPFRYAELAVGPGVFVPRPETEQLAEWALARLATVAAPLVVDLCAGSGAIGHAIVSERPDAVVVLVEKYPEAANWLRRNLDGVAARVVEADAVSPETLSDLDGQCDAVLSNPPYVPTSTAVSPEVAADPATAVFGGSCGLDVIRPLIPRAARLLRPGGVVAIEHDDSHGAVVPELLTAAGFADATDHDDLTGRPRFATATLPPRGLARLAGCEAL
- a CDS encoding L-threonylcarbamoyladenylate synthase; its protein translation is MRLYDCRKASERDSAIKAAVSAVESGDLVVMPTDTVYGLGADAFKSYAVDALLRTKKRGRDMVPPVLVGSRKALDGLTISVPSMIKDLVAAFWPGPLTVVMHYSPTLAWDLGDDDGTVAVRMPLHPVALEVLAETGPMAVSSANKTGQPPAATATDAKEQLGYAVQVYLEAGPSPDTKPSTIVDCTGDVPKVLRQGALSLERLREVNADTLGVEDRD
- a CDS encoding low molecular weight phosphotyrosine protein phosphatase; this encodes MPPFTVLHVCMGNICRSPMAERLLTLRVNQIAGDEDLVYSHSCGIGLWHVGERMNPPAARELRSRGGTDAGFKAQHIARDLVEASDVILTATDEQYEYIAETFPDALPRTFLLRHFGRLAAGIDPNELPVSDGSAAAVHARGVALVAAADRRRDSQDAENLDDPWGESPAIFRRIGDEIDEALKPVVAALLS
- a CDS encoding AtpZ/AtpI family protein; protein product: MDEDQPPRPPDDSDKTPSGADQGWTAVAYLITGIVFWGGVGWLIDGWLDLDGIAIGIGSVVGAACGVYLIVRRLAP
- the atpB gene encoding F0F1 ATP synthase subunit A, translated to MLGQAKVLASGDLPFPPTVDDFFLPDFVTGRTDTFWATKITSLVVLAVIAVIAFYVLSYRKPQLVPTKKQWIAESAYGFIRNNVVGSMLGEKDTVRFAPYMATLFSFIAVMNIMGIIPGIQMSPSSHIAFPTILAVVSYVMFNYVGIKKFGFVKYMKHTLIPPAPIFVMPLLIPIEFFSNLIIRPVTLALRLFANLFAGHIILLVFTLGGFAMINANGLLFPVSIVSWAMTVALTFLEAFIAILQAYMFVVLSTSYIQGALAEEH
- the atpE gene encoding ATP synthase F0 subunit C; amino-acid sequence: MDIAATEIDLSGSLSAIGYGLAAIGPGIGVGIIFSAYIQATARQPESAKLTQPFMWIGFAVVEALALLGIAFGYAFQP
- a CDS encoding F0F1 ATP synthase subunit B encodes the protein MKTATQILAESDHNPIVPIWQELVVGTVAFAILCFVLMKFVFPKMEQTFRARVDAIEGGIKRAEETQAKANELLEQYKQQLAEARTEAASIRDEARAEAIAAKEEIVTEARTEAERIINAGKESLAASRQQLLTELRGEVGEIAVELAGRIVGESLADEARRSGTVERFLSELDADSAGAR
- a CDS encoding F0F1 ATP synthase subunit delta gives rise to the protein MSITGQQSVQAGYEALEAYAKRVKPETLDKVASELLAVKDLFANEPRLRRALTDPGRTAAERSGLAEQVLSGKVSAGTLKVLTALIGQRWSTPGELLTAVESIGVDAILRVGAAQDVLAEVEDELFRFARLVDGDNDLSRALSDGSAPASARTELVRTLLSGKANAVSVRLAEVAAAGFGGRRGFDTAATKLLELVSAKREQRLAYITVAAPLPQDQEARLTRKLSEIYGHTISAKITVDPQVVGGIRVQIGHDLYDGTVARRLTEARKALAARH
- the atpA gene encoding F0F1 ATP synthase subunit alpha — its product is MAELTISSDEIRSALDAYVSSYRPEISREEVGTVTTCGDGIAIVEGLPSTMFNEILEFADGTIGIAQNLNLRDIGVVVLGDYAGIEEGQQVKRTGKVLSVPVGDKFLGRVVDALGNPIDELGDIEAEATRELELQAPNVMARQSVFEPVETGIKAIDSMTAIGRGQRQLIIGDRKTGKTQVCIDTIINQKKNWESGDPKKQLRCIYVAIGQKASTIASVKGMLEAHGAMEYTTIVASPASDPAGLKYLAPYTGSSIGQHWMYGGKHVLIVFDDLSKQAEAYRAISLLLRRPPGREAFPGDVFYLHSRLLERCAKLSDEMGGGSMTGLPIIETKAGDISQFIPTNVISITDGQVFLEEGLFNSGVRPAINVGTSVSRVGGAAQPKAMRKVAGSLRLDLAQYRELEAFAAFASDLDDASLAQLGRGQRLVELLKQGVAQPYPMEEEIASIWAGTSGQLDDVPVGQVRQFEDEFLGYLRHNHRETLDTIANTGKLDDDAVETLKSAVTRFKQMFLSKDDSPNINEAPADALEGDVATESVKRVVPKKG
- a CDS encoding F0F1 ATP synthase subunit gamma, whose amino-acid sequence is MGAQLRVLRQRIKTTQSIKKITKAMELVATSRVGKAQARVAASLPYARAITDVMTALASSANIDHPLLKPRDVVRRSGVLVLTGDKGMCGGYNINAVRTAEQLISRLAEEGKNPVLYVVGRSGVDYYQFRKREIQKSWAGFTDSPTVADAAEITKTLLTAFVNGADDDGDNPGADGVLGVDELHIVHTKFVSLLTQNPDAKQLAPMEVEEVEADDSDPNLILPAYEFEPDPEELLDALLPKYLTTRVYAALIEAAASESAARRRAMKAATDNAEELLKTLTRERNAARQAEITQEISEIVGGASALAATGSE
- the atpD gene encoding F0F1 ATP synthase subunit beta, coding for MTQESTGTGRVVRVIGPVVDVEFPRNALPEIYYALKVDVELSEGTKTLTMEVAQHLGDNTVRAICMQPTDGLVRGTEVRDTGREIAVPVGDGVKGHVFNTIGECLNLEPGEEIEAEDYWTIHRKPPPFAALEPKTEMLETGIKVLDLLAPYVKGGKIGLFGGAGVGKTVLIQEMVIRVAQNFGGSSVFAGVGERTREGNDMIAEMKESGVLEQTALVYGQMDEPPGTRLRVALSALTMAEYFRDVKNQEVLLFVDNIFRFTQAGSEVSTLLGRMPSAVGYQPTLADEMGELQERITSLRGKAITSMQAIYVPADDYTDPAPHTAFTHLDATTNLERKVSDKGIYPAVDPLASSSRILEPEVVGDEHYRVAAEVKRILQKYNELQDIIAILGMDELSEEDKLVVGRARRIERFLSQNTYAAKQFTGVDGSFVPVKETVEAFKKIAEGEYDHFPEQAFFMCGGLEDLHKKEEELRKAAH